The DNA region GCCGAGATCCTCACGGACCGCATCCTCTTCCTCGACGGACTGCCCAACTACCAGCGGCTGTTCCATGTGCGGGTGGGCCAGACCGTCACCGAGATGTTCCAGGCCGACCGCCAGGTCGAGGTGGAGGCGATCGACCGCCTCAAGCGCGGGATCGAGCTGATGCGCGGCAAGGGCGACATCACGTCCGCGAATATCTTCGAGTCCATCCTGGCGGACGAGGAGCACCACATCGACTACCTCGACACGCAGCTGGAACTGGTCGAGAAGCTCGGCGAGCCGCTCTACATCGCCCAGCTGATCGAGCAGCCGGACAGCTAGACCGGCACTGGCCGGAACGGTCAGGCCGCGTCGGGGAGCGCAATCCCCGGAGCCATACCCGGGGCGGTACCGGGCGCCACGCCCGGGTCGGTCCCGGATCCGGCACCCGTGGTGGTGTCGTCGTCGGCGGCGCCGGGCATCCGCTTACGGTCGAGCAGTTCGCGGCGCGGGCAGGCGCCGCGGCCGAGCATGGCCTGGATCGCCCGGACGCAGCCGCCGCAGTCCGTGCCCGCCTTGCAGGCGGAGGCTATCTGCCTGGGCGTGCAGGCCCCGGCGTCCGCATGTTCCTTGACCTGCTTCTCCGTGATACCGAAGCAAGAGCAGACGTACACGCGGTTCACCTCCCGGCGGGATTGGTTGTTCACTGCCACCCCGTTGATCGGTGAGGCTTACCTAACCTTACCCGGCACCGAAAGGCGTTAAAAGCCTGTGAACGCCCTGTGGGGCACGGATCACATCGATCCGTGCCCCACAGTCGTACGCGCGCTGCCTGCGGTGATGCCTACTGGTCCCGGTACATCTCGGCTACCAGGAACGCCAGGTCGAGGGACTGGCTGCGGTTGAGCCGCGGGTCGCAGGCCGTCTCGTAGCGCTGGTGCAGATCGTCCACGAAGATCTCGTGTCCGCCACCGACGCACTCGGTGACGTCGTCACCGGTGAGCTCGACGTGGATGCCGCCCGGGTGCGTACCAAGGCCCTTGTGCACCTCGAAGAAGCCCTTGACCTCGTCCAGGACGTCGTCGAAGCGACGGGTCTTGTGGCCGGAGGCGGCCTCGAAGGTGTTGCCGTGCATCGGGTCGGTCACCCACGCCACGGTGGCGCCGGACGCGGTGACCTTCTCGACCAGGGCCGGGAGCTTGTCGCGGACCTTGTCGGCGCCCATGCGGACGATGAAGGTCAGCCGGCCGGGCTCGCGCTCGGGGTCCAGACGCTCGACGTAGCCGAGCGCCTCGTCGACCGTGGTCGTCGGGCCGAGCTTGATGCCGATGGGGTTACGGATCCTCGAGGCGAACTCGATGTGCGCGCCGTCCATCTGGCGGGTGCGCTCACCGATCCAGACCATGTGGCCGGAGGTGTCGTACAGCTCGCCGGTGCGCGAGTCGGTACGGGTCAGCGCCGACTCGTAGTCCAGCAGCAGGCCCTCGTGCGAGGAGTAGAACTCGACCGCCTTGAACTCGGCCGGATCCGTGCCGCACGCCTTCATGAAGTTCAGCGCGTTGTCGATCTCGCGGGCGAGCGCCTCGTAGCGCTGGCCGGACGGGGACGACTTCACGAAGTCCTGGTTCCAGGCGTGCACCTGGCGCAGGTCGGCGTAACCGCCGGTGGTGAAGGCGCGGACCAGGTTCAGCGTGGAAGCGGATGCGTGGTACATCTGCTTCAGCCGGTCCGGGTCCGGGACGCGCTCCTTCTCGGTGAAGGCGAAGCCGTTGACGGAGTCGCCGCGGTAGGTCGGCAGGGTGACGCCGTCGCGGGTCTCGGTGGGCTTGGAGCGCGGCTTGGAGTACTGCCCGGCGATCCGGCCCACCTTGACGACGGGCACGGAGGCCGCGTACGTCAGGACGGCGCTCATCTGGAGCAGCGTCTTCAGCTTGGCCCGGATGTGGTCGGCCGACACGGCGTCGAAGGCCTCGGCGCAGTCACCGCCCTGCAGCAGGAACGCCTCGCCCTTGGCGACGGCTCCCATGCGGGCGCGCAGCTGGTCGCACTCGCCCGCGAACACGAGGGGCGGATACGACGCGAGGTCCGCGAGTACATCGCGCAGAGCCTCGGCATCGGGGTACTCGGGCTGCTGCGCCGCGGGAAGGTCTCGCCAGGTGTTGCCACCGGCGACGGAGGTATTGGCGTTCACGGTCACAAGCCCAACATTACGGGGTCCGGCGATCGGTCCATCCGCAAGCTCAATAGTTGAGACGCGCGCTCGGACGAGACCGGCGTCCGCTAGGGTTCGGAACATGTTCGCGCAGACAAACCAGAACTGGTGGTGGACCGCTCATCCGGCGGCCCACTGACAATCGCGCGCAACAGACCACGCGAAGGCCGCCCGAGGGGCGGCCTTCTCCGCGTTTTGGGGAGCCGTTCCTCCATCCGGAAGGAACCACCCCATGGCTCACCGCACCGATGTCGTCATCGGCAGACTCCTGAGTGACGACTGCCCGCCGTTCGCGCTGCTGCGCAGGCGCACCCCCGGCCGCGACCAGGACACCGTCGAGGTGCTGATCGGCCGGGTGCGGGAAGCGGACCGGCTCGCCGATCTCCCGGTCGGTGAGCTGCCCTCGCTCGCCCTGGTGCCGTTCCGGCAGATCGCCGAGCGCGGTTTCGACGTGCGCGACGACGGGACACCGCTGTCCGTGCTGGTCGCGGACGAGACGTACGAGCTGCCGCTCGCCGAGGTGCTGGACCGCCTGCCGGTCCGGGACGTACGGGTCGAGGGCGGCGCCTTCGACGTCGGGGACGAGGAGTACGCCGGGATCGTCCGGCGGGTCATCGAGGACGAGATCGGGCAGGGCGAGGGCGCGAACTTCGTCATCCGGCGGACCTTCCAAGGGGAGATCCCCGGCTTCGGCCGGGCCGACGCGCTGGCCCTCTTCCGGCGGTTGCTGGCCGGTGAGCGTGGCGCGTACTGGACCTTCGTCGTGCACACCGGGGCCAGGACGCTGGTCGGTGCCAGTCCCGAGGTCCATGTGCGGATGTCCGGCGGGACGGTCGTGATGAACCCGATCAGCGGAACGTACCGCTACCCCGCCGAGGGCCCGACCGCGGAGAGTCTGCTGGCCTTCCTCGCCGACCGCAAGGAGACCGAGGAGCTCTCCATGGTGGTCGACGAGGAGCTCAAGATGATGTGCACCGTCGGCGACATGGGCGGCGTGGTGGTCGGTCCGCGGCTCAAGGAGATGGCCCATCTCGCCCATACGGAGTACGAGCTGCGCGGGCGTTCCTCGCTGGATGTGCGGGAGGTGCTGAAGGAGACCATGTTCGCGGCGACGGTCACCGGCTCCCCGGTGCAGAACGCCTGCCGGGTCATCGAGCGGTACGAGCCCGGCGGGCGCGGCTACTACGCGGGGGCCCTGGCGCTGCTGCGGCAGGAGCCGGGCGGGGCGCAGACCCTGGACTCGCCGATCCTGATCCGTACCGCCGACATCTCGGCCGGCGGGCAGCTGCGGGTGCCGGTCGGGGCGACGCTCGTACGTCACTCCGATCCGGACGGCGAGGTCGCCGAGACCCATGCGAAGGCGGCCGGGGTACTCACCGCGCTCGGGGTTCGGCCCGGCCGGCCGCGGGACGAGGCGGCCCGGCCTCGGCTGGCGGGCGACCCGCGCGTGCAGGTGGCGCTGGATGCCCGGCGGGACGGTCTCGCGCCGTTCTGGCTGCGGATGCAGGAGCGTACCCACGAGCTGTCCGGCCGGGCGCTGGTGGTCGACGGGGAGGACACCTTCACCGCGATGCTGGCGCATCTGCTGCGCTCCTCGGGCCTCGATGTGTCGGTGCACCGCTACGACGAGCCGGGGCTGCGCGAACGGGTGCGGGCGCACGAGGGTCCGGTCGTGCTGGGTCCCGGGCCGGGGAATCCGGGCGACACCACCGATCCGAAGATGCGGCTGCTGCGCGGGTTCGCCGCGGAGCTGGTCCGTGATCACCGGCACGGCCTGCTGGGGGTCTGCCTCGGCCATGAGCTGATCGCGGCGGAGCTGGGGCTGGAGATCGTCCGCAAGACCGTGCCGTACCAGGGCGCGCAGACCCGGATCGAGCTGTTCGGGCGGCCGGAGACGGTCGGCTTCTACAACAGTTTCACCGCGCGCTGCGAGGAAGCGGTGGTGACCGAGCTCGCGGCGCACGGGATCGGGGCGAGCGTGGACGCGGCGACCGGGGAGCTGCACGCGCTGCGCGGGCCGGGCTTCGCCTCGGTGCAGTTCCACCCGGAGTCGGTGCTGACGCTGCGCGGCGCGGCGATCGTGGCGGAGCTACTGGCGGGGCTGCCGGTGGCCGGCTGAAGGGGGCGGACGGGGACCCCGGGGGCGGTCCGGGGTCTCAGCTCGCCGGGAGCGCCGGGACGAGGACGTTGTCGCTGCGGCGGCGGGCCAGGTAGTCGGCGACGTTCTGCACGGTGGCGTCGATGATCTGCCCCACGGCGTCCTCGGTGTAGTACGCCTGGTGCGAGGTGACGATGACGTTCGGGAAGGTGACGAGCCGGGCCAGGGTGTCGTCGTCGACGCCCTCCAGCGACTTGTCGAGGAAGAAGAGTCCGGCCTCCGCCTCGTACACATCGAGTCCGACGCCCAGGAAGCGGCCCGCGCGCAGTTCGGTGACCAGCGCCGTGGTGTCGATGAGTCCGCCGCGGCTGGAGTTGATCAGGATCGCGTCGTCCTTCATCCGGGCCAGGGCGTCCGCGCCGATGATGTGGTGGGTCGAGGGCAGCAGCGGGACGTGCAGGCTGATCAGGTCGGACTCGGCGAGCAGCTGCTCCTTCTCCACGTACTTCATGCCGAGCGCGGCGCAGGCGGGGTTCTCGGCGACGTCCCAGCCGAGCAGTTCCATGCCGAAGCCGTGGGCGATACGGGTGAAGGCCTCGCCGATCTTGCCGGTGCCGATCACGCCCACGGTGCGGCCGCGCATGTCACGGCCGAGGAGTCCGTCGAGCCGGAAGTCGAAGTCGCGGGTGCGGCTCGCTGCCCGGATGATCCGACGGTTGACGGCCATCGCGAGGGTCCAGGCGAATTCGGCGACCGAGTACGGCGAGTAGTAGGAGACCCGGGCGACCCGCAGGGCAAGGCGCTCGGCGACGTCGAGGTCGATGTTGTTGAAGCCGGTGGAGCGCTGGGCGATCATCTGCGTGCCGCCCGCCGCCAGGGTCTGCAGGACGCCGGCGCCCAGGTCGGCGTTGACGCTGGTGGAGATGATCTCGTAGCCCGCCGCGATGGGGGCGGTGTCCTTGTTCAGGAAGACGTCCAGGCAGCGGACCTCGTGCTGTCCGGCGAAGGCCTTCTCGATCAGCGGCTTCTCGTCGGACTGCACACCGAATGCCAGGATTTCCACGACTTCTCCCGTTCATCGCGCGGATCAGCAGATCAGGGGGCATGGGCCGGTCATCGCGAATATACGGCCCATGTCCGTGGCGCGCCGCCCGGCCTGGGACGGCGTACTCAGGCGTCGTCGAGACCGCGCTCGATCGCGTACCGCACGAGCTCCACCCGGTTGTGCAACTGGAGCTTGCCCAGGGTGTTCTGCACGTGGTTCTGCACGGTGCGGTGCGAGATGACCAGCCGCTCGGCGATCTGCTTGTACGAGAGCCCCTTGGCGACCAGCCGCAGCACCTCGGTCTCGCGCTCGGTGAGCTGCGGTGCCTTGGGTTCGTCGGAGGCGACGGGCGTGGGGTCGGAGGCGAGCCTGCGGTACTCACCGAGGACCAGTCCGGCCAGGCCCGGTGTGAAGACAGGGTCGCCGACGGCGGTGGACCGCACGGCCTCGGTCAGTTCCTGGGTGCTGGCCGACTTGAGCAGATAGCCGGTGGCACCGGACTTCACCGCTTCCAGCACGTCGGCGTGCTCACCGCTCGCGGAGAGCACCAGCACCCGCAGCCCCGGGTGGGAGCCGACGAGCTCCTTGCAGACCTGGACGCCGGGCATACCGGGCAGGTTGAGGTCGAGCACGAGGACGTCGGGGGTGGCGGCCTTCGCCCGGCGGACGGCCTGCGGCCCGTCACCGGCGGTCGCCACCACGTCGAAGCCCGACTCGGAAAGGTCGCGGGCGACGGCGTCGCGCCACATCGGGTGGTCGTCCACCACCATCACCCTGATGGCCCGCTCCTCCGCAACCTGGGTGTTCTCCGTGCTCATCTCGCTGATCCCGCCTTCCCCCGTGAAACCTTCGGAACTTTCAACTCGACCTCGGTGCCCTGGCCGGGCACCGAAATCAACTCGGCCGTGCCGCCCAGGTCACGCAGCCTCCCCCGGATCGACAGGGCCACCCCCATCCGCCCCTCCCCCTCGGCCTGGGCGAGCCGCCCGTCCGGGATTCCGGGGCCGTCGTCCCGGACCGTCACGATCACCTCGTCCGGCCAGTCCTCGACGAGGATCCATGCCTGGGCATTCTCCCCCGCGTGGACCCTGACATTGTCCAGGGCGGCACTGACAGCGGCCGCCAGCTCCATCGCGGCCGCTGGGGCCAGCAGCACCGGAGCGCCCGGCTCCGCGAAGCTGACCCGGGATCCGGCGTGCGGGGCGAGCAGGGAGCGCAGATCGCAGTCGGCCCGGTCGGACGGTTCGTCGTCGACCTCGACGCTGCGGACCACGGCGCCCTCGGCTGCGTCCTCGGAGACCCGGGTGGTGGGCACCAGACCGCTGGAGACCAGGGTGCGCAGGGCGACCTCCTGTTCCCCGGCCATCCGGCCCAGTTCGGCCGCCTCCCCGCCGAGCGCGGTGCCGCGGCGCTGCACCATCGCGAGGACCTGGAGCACGCTGTCGTGGATGTCCCGGGCCAGCCGTTCCCGCTCGCGGGTGGCGGCCTCGATCTCCAGGGCGCGGGCGAGGGTGCGCTCACTGGCCCTGGCGACCTCGACGACGTACCCGATGGCGATGGAGGCGACCCAGACCAGCAGCACGTTGTGGAAGGTGTCCCGGCTGGGATGGCCGCGCTCGACGATGTTGGCGACGGCGACGAAGGTGGAGGCGAAGGCCGCCCAGCGCCAGCCGCCCTTGATCGCGAAGGCCAGCACGGAACCCGCGGTCCAGATGGACGGCAGCGTCGGGCCGTCGACCTGCTGGGCCTCGAAGTCGGCGAGCGGGGTGAGGAGTATCCCGGCCAGGGCGACGGTCAGATCGGCGCCGAGGAATCGCTTGGTGCAGGCGGCGGCGCCCGCGACCTTCGGCAGGGTGGCGAACGTCCAGAGGACCATCACCACCAGGAAAGCGATGGCCACCCACGGCCGGTCGTACTTCTCCCGGCCGAAGACGGAGAGCAGGACCGCGTACAGCATCGTCAGAATGCGGTACGCCCTCAGCGCACTCCACAGCGGCTGCTCGACCGACATCCGTACGACCCGCTCACGCCTGGCCACTTCCCCCACCCCCCGGACGGAACCGGCGCGCTCACGCGCCGAACCGTTCCCTCAGCCTTGCGTTCCGGACTCGGTGCCCTTGTGCTTCTCCGCCTCGGCACGGCGCTTCGCCTCGTCCGCGATCTGCCG from Streptomyces sp. NBC_01591 includes:
- the bfr gene encoding bacterioferritin, whose protein sequence is MQGDPEVLEFLNEQLTAELTAINQYFLHAKMQDNFGWTKLAKYTRSESFDEMKHAEILTDRILFLDGLPNYQRLFHVRVGQTVTEMFQADRQVEVEAIDRLKRGIELMRGKGDITSANIFESILADEEHHIDYLDTQLELVEKLGEPLYIAQLIEQPDS
- a CDS encoding (2Fe-2S)-binding protein, which codes for MYVCSCFGITEKQVKEHADAGACTPRQIASACKAGTDCGGCVRAIQAMLGRGACPRRELLDRKRMPGAADDDTTTGAGSGTDPGVAPGTAPGMAPGIALPDAA
- a CDS encoding class II 3-deoxy-7-phosphoheptulonate synthase — translated: MNANTSVAGGNTWRDLPAAQQPEYPDAEALRDVLADLASYPPLVFAGECDQLRARMGAVAKGEAFLLQGGDCAEAFDAVSADHIRAKLKTLLQMSAVLTYAASVPVVKVGRIAGQYSKPRSKPTETRDGVTLPTYRGDSVNGFAFTEKERVPDPDRLKQMYHASASTLNLVRAFTTGGYADLRQVHAWNQDFVKSSPSGQRYEALAREIDNALNFMKACGTDPAEFKAVEFYSSHEGLLLDYESALTRTDSRTGELYDTSGHMVWIGERTRQMDGAHIEFASRIRNPIGIKLGPTTTVDEALGYVERLDPEREPGRLTFIVRMGADKVRDKLPALVEKVTASGATVAWVTDPMHGNTFEAASGHKTRRFDDVLDEVKGFFEVHKGLGTHPGGIHVELTGDDVTECVGGGHEIFVDDLHQRYETACDPRLNRSQSLDLAFLVAEMYRDQ
- a CDS encoding trp operon leader peptide, yielding MFAQTNQNWWWTAHPAAH
- a CDS encoding anthranilate synthase family protein, with the protein product MAHRTDVVIGRLLSDDCPPFALLRRRTPGRDQDTVEVLIGRVREADRLADLPVGELPSLALVPFRQIAERGFDVRDDGTPLSVLVADETYELPLAEVLDRLPVRDVRVEGGAFDVGDEEYAGIVRRVIEDEIGQGEGANFVIRRTFQGEIPGFGRADALALFRRLLAGERGAYWTFVVHTGARTLVGASPEVHVRMSGGTVVMNPISGTYRYPAEGPTAESLLAFLADRKETEELSMVVDEELKMMCTVGDMGGVVVGPRLKEMAHLAHTEYELRGRSSLDVREVLKETMFAATVTGSPVQNACRVIERYEPGGRGYYAGALALLRQEPGGAQTLDSPILIRTADISAGGQLRVPVGATLVRHSDPDGEVAETHAKAAGVLTALGVRPGRPRDEAARPRLAGDPRVQVALDARRDGLAPFWLRMQERTHELSGRALVVDGEDTFTAMLAHLLRSSGLDVSVHRYDEPGLRERVRAHEGPVVLGPGPGNPGDTTDPKMRLLRGFAAELVRDHRHGLLGVCLGHELIAAELGLEIVRKTVPYQGAQTRIELFGRPETVGFYNSFTARCEEAVVTELAAHGIGASVDAATGELHALRGPGFASVQFHPESVLTLRGAAIVAELLAGLPVAG
- a CDS encoding 2-hydroxyacid dehydrogenase; translated protein: MEILAFGVQSDEKPLIEKAFAGQHEVRCLDVFLNKDTAPIAAGYEIISTSVNADLGAGVLQTLAAGGTQMIAQRSTGFNNIDLDVAERLALRVARVSYYSPYSVAEFAWTLAMAVNRRIIRAASRTRDFDFRLDGLLGRDMRGRTVGVIGTGKIGEAFTRIAHGFGMELLGWDVAENPACAALGMKYVEKEQLLAESDLISLHVPLLPSTHHIIGADALARMKDDAILINSSRGGLIDTTALVTELRAGRFLGVGLDVYEAEAGLFFLDKSLEGVDDDTLARLVTFPNVIVTSHQAYYTEDAVGQIIDATVQNVADYLARRRSDNVLVPALPAS
- a CDS encoding response regulator transcription factor; this encodes MSTENTQVAEERAIRVMVVDDHPMWRDAVARDLSESGFDVVATAGDGPQAVRRAKAATPDVLVLDLNLPGMPGVQVCKELVGSHPGLRVLVLSASGEHADVLEAVKSGATGYLLKSASTQELTEAVRSTAVGDPVFTPGLAGLVLGEYRRLASDPTPVASDEPKAPQLTERETEVLRLVAKGLSYKQIAERLVISHRTVQNHVQNTLGKLQLHNRVELVRYAIERGLDDA
- the macS gene encoding MacS family sensor histidine kinase codes for the protein MARRERVVRMSVEQPLWSALRAYRILTMLYAVLLSVFGREKYDRPWVAIAFLVVMVLWTFATLPKVAGAAACTKRFLGADLTVALAGILLTPLADFEAQQVDGPTLPSIWTAGSVLAFAIKGGWRWAAFASTFVAVANIVERGHPSRDTFHNVLLVWVASIAIGYVVEVARASERTLARALEIEAATRERERLARDIHDSVLQVLAMVQRRGTALGGEAAELGRMAGEQEVALRTLVSSGLVPTTRVSEDAAEGAVVRSVEVDDEPSDRADCDLRSLLAPHAGSRVSFAEPGAPVLLAPAAAMELAAAVSAALDNVRVHAGENAQAWILVEDWPDEVIVTVRDDGPGIPDGRLAQAEGEGRMGVALSIRGRLRDLGGTAELISVPGQGTEVELKVPKVSRGKAGSAR